One Polaribacter sp. KT25b DNA segment encodes these proteins:
- the nadD gene encoding nicotinate (nicotinamide) nucleotide adenylyltransferase, whose amino-acid sequence MKIGLYFGTFNPIHVGHLIIANHMVEYSDLDEIWMVVTPHNPFKKKSSLLENYHRFELVYRATEGYDKIKPTDIEFKLPQPNYTVFTLAHITENYPDKEFCLIMGEDNLKSFHKWKNYETILEHHHIYVYPRIAEGIVEHQFKNHPKIHVVAAPIVQISSTMIRNGIKNKKNVKPLLTKEVWKYIDEMNFYKK is encoded by the coding sequence ATGAAAATAGGATTATATTTTGGTACTTTCAATCCAATTCATGTTGGGCATTTAATCATTGCAAATCACATGGTTGAATATTCTGATTTAGATGAAATTTGGATGGTTGTAACGCCTCATAATCCGTTTAAAAAGAAAAGCTCTTTATTAGAAAATTATCATAGATTCGAATTAGTTTACAGAGCAACAGAAGGTTATGATAAAATTAAACCAACAGACATTGAGTTTAAGTTACCGCAACCAAATTATACCGTTTTTACTTTAGCACATATTACAGAAAATTATCCTGATAAAGAATTTTGCTTGATTATGGGCGAAGACAATTTAAAAAGTTTTCATAAATGGAAGAATTATGAAACTATTTTAGAACATCATCACATTTATGTGTACCCAAGAATTGCAGAAGGAATTGTTGAGCATCAGTTTAAAAATCATCCAAAAATTCATGTAGTTGCTGCGCCAATTGTGCAAATTTCATCTACAATGATTAGAAACGGAATTAAAAATAAAAAGAACGTAAAACCATTATTAACTAAAGAAGTTTGGAAATATATAGATGAAATGAATTTTTATAAAAAATAG
- a CDS encoding GH3 auxin-responsive promoter family protein, with protein MSIKSVFAIPFAKIATKRVFKWANNPHKTQEKVFQKLISKAKNTAFGKDHDFKNIVSYDDFKKRVKVTDYEGLRSYVDRVVAGESDVLWIGKPLYFAKTSGTTSGAKYIPITKESMPTHIKAARNALLFYIAEKKDASFVNGKMIFLQGSPVLTNKNGVKLGRLSGIVAHYVPKYLLKNRLPSWETNCIEDWDTKVNAIVEETINEDMSVISGIPSWVQMYFEKLIEKTGKSVSELFPNFNFFIYGGVNFEPYKNKFESLIGKKIDYIELYPASEGFIAYQDSQTEKGMLLQLNSGMFYEFIPATEFFDENPTRISLKDVKMGVNYAIILNTTAGLWGYNIGDTVEFTSTKPYRIKVTGRIKHFISAFGEHVIGKEVEKALNDAISGTNINISEFTVAPQVEPKKGLPYHEWFIEFENEPENLEEFASKIDASMQAQNIYYFDLITGKVLRPLIIRKVKKGGFHEYMKSIGKFGGQNKIPQLSDNRKIADVLKDFLVD; from the coding sequence ATGAGCATAAAGTCTGTATTTGCAATTCCGTTTGCTAAAATTGCCACAAAAAGAGTTTTTAAGTGGGCAAATAATCCGCATAAAACTCAAGAAAAAGTATTTCAAAAATTAATTTCAAAAGCAAAAAATACCGCTTTTGGAAAAGATCATGATTTTAAAAATATTGTTTCTTATGATGACTTTAAAAAACGTGTAAAAGTTACTGATTACGAAGGTTTACGAAGTTATGTAGACAGAGTTGTTGCTGGCGAATCTGATGTTCTTTGGATAGGAAAACCGCTCTATTTTGCCAAAACTTCTGGCACAACTTCTGGTGCAAAATATATACCGATTACAAAAGAATCGATGCCAACGCATATTAAAGCTGCAAGAAATGCTTTGTTATTTTATATAGCAGAAAAGAAAGATGCCAGTTTTGTAAATGGTAAAATGATTTTTTTACAAGGAAGCCCAGTTTTAACTAATAAAAATGGCGTTAAACTTGGACGTTTAAGCGGAATTGTAGCTCATTATGTACCTAAATATTTATTAAAAAATAGATTACCAAGTTGGGAAACTAATTGTATTGAAGATTGGGACACTAAAGTAAATGCAATTGTAGAAGAAACCATTAACGAAGATATGTCTGTAATTAGCGGAATTCCTTCTTGGGTACAAATGTATTTTGAAAAATTAATTGAAAAAACAGGGAAATCGGTTTCAGAATTGTTTCCTAATTTTAACTTCTTTATTTATGGAGGCGTAAATTTTGAACCTTATAAGAATAAGTTTGAAAGCTTAATTGGTAAAAAGATAGATTATATAGAATTATATCCTGCATCCGAAGGATTTATTGCATATCAAGATAGTCAAACAGAAAAAGGAATGTTGTTGCAATTAAACTCAGGAATGTTTTATGAATTTATTCCCGCAACTGAATTTTTTGATGAAAACCCTACAAGAATTTCTTTAAAGGATGTAAAAATGGGGGTAAATTACGCTATCATTTTAAATACAACTGCCGGTCTATGGGGCTATAATATTGGTGATACTGTAGAATTTACATCAACAAAACCTTATAGAATTAAAGTTACTGGTAGAATTAAACACTTTATATCCGCCTTTGGCGAACACGTTATTGGTAAAGAAGTTGAGAAAGCTTTAAACGATGCTATTTCAGGTACAAATATAAATATTAGCGAATTTACAGTTGCACCACAAGTAGAACCAAAAAAGGGTTTACCTTATCATGAGTGGTTTATAGAATTTGAAAATGAACCAGAAAATTTAGAAGAATTTGCATCAAAAATTGATGCTTCTATGCAAGCACAAAACATTTATTATTTCGATTTAATTACAGGTAAAGTTTTGCGTCCTTTAATAATTAGAAAAGTTAAAAAAGGTGGTTTTCATGAATATATGAAATCTATTGGTAAATTTGGAGGACAAAATAAGATTCCGCAATTATCAGACAATAGAAAGATTGCAGATGTTTTAAAAGATTTTTTAGTAGACTAA
- a CDS encoding 6-carboxytetrahydropterin synthase, whose amino-acid sequence MSTIRITKLFNFETGHALYGYDGKCKNVHGHSYKLSVTVSGKPIKDNTNVKFGMVIDFGDLKKIVNEEVVDVFDHATVFNKNTPHIELAKELIARDHHVILVDYQPTSEMMVIDFAKKIKSRLPENIKLYSVKLQETDSSFAEWFASEN is encoded by the coding sequence ATGAGCACAATTAGAATTACAAAACTGTTTAATTTTGAAACAGGACACGCTTTATATGGTTATGATGGTAAATGTAAAAATGTTCACGGGCATTCTTATAAACTTTCTGTAACGGTTTCTGGAAAGCCAATAAAAGACAATACCAATGTAAAATTTGGGATGGTAATTGACTTTGGAGATTTAAAGAAAATTGTAAATGAAGAAGTTGTAGATGTTTTTGATCATGCAACTGTGTTTAATAAGAATACACCTCATATTGAGTTAGCAAAAGAATTAATAGCAAGGGACCATCATGTTATTTTGGTAGACTACCAACCAACAAGCGAAATGATGGTGATTGATTTTGCTAAAAAAATTAAAAGCAGATTACCAGAAAACATCAAATTATATTCTGTAAAGCTACAAGAAACAGATTCAAGTTTTGCAGAATGGTTTGCAAGTGAGAATTAA
- a CDS encoding HAD family phosphatase yields the protein MKKIKNIVFDLGGVIMNLDVPRTIKAFKELGITNIVNNTGHNYQHSFFYELEVGKISEDTFLESLLKLSSKSPSYLEIKKAWNQMILDMPKDRVDFLHDIKKTYNIFLLSNTNGIHQKKYLDDFKDDYKTSFNKIFKKAYYSHEIGIRKPDVEIFNYILNDSNLKAEETLFMDDSFSNIEGAQKAGIKTFHVQNYNTIDVLKLLNE from the coding sequence ATGAAGAAGATAAAAAATATAGTTTTCGACTTAGGAGGTGTAATTATGAATTTAGATGTTCCTAGAACGATTAAAGCTTTTAAAGAATTAGGTATTACTAATATTGTTAACAATACTGGTCATAATTACCAACATTCATTTTTCTACGAATTAGAAGTTGGTAAAATATCTGAAGACACTTTTCTAGAATCACTTCTTAAATTATCTAGTAAATCTCCAAGTTATCTAGAAATTAAAAAAGCTTGGAATCAAATGATATTAGATATGCCAAAAGATCGCGTTGATTTTTTACATGATATAAAAAAGACTTATAATATTTTTCTTTTAAGCAACACTAACGGTATACATCAAAAAAAATATTTAGATGATTTTAAAGATGATTATAAAACATCTTTTAATAAAATATTTAAAAAAGCATATTATTCTCATGAAATCGGAATAAGAAAACCAGATGTAGAGATATTTAATTACATTTTAAATGACAGTAATTTAAAAGCCGAAGAAACGTTGTTTATGGATGATTCCTTTAGCAATATTGAAGGAGCTCAAAAAGCAGGTATAAAAACTTTTCATGTGCAAAACTATAATACAATTGATGTTTTAAAACTCTTAAATGAATAA
- a CDS encoding M23 family metallopeptidase — protein sequence MGKQKKKKGKLKQRLTNKYRLVVLNEGTFEERFSLKLSMLNIFVFGGVLSFLLILVTTFFITFTPIKQYIPGYSSTELKIKATKLAIQTDSLKRRLTILQDFTKALQPILTGEIEAEQLDSLQLLDRIHVQDSLLNASKEDSIFREKIDIEDRFPIQNNALSNVKIVFFAPLTGTISQGFDIKKNHLAVDIVAKKNTAVKAIADGTVIFSGWTTETGYVIILKHAYDYISVYKHNGNLLKQQGDLVKSGEVIASVGSTGELSTGPHLHFELWSGGYAINPTNLIDF from the coding sequence GTGGGAAAACAAAAAAAGAAAAAAGGTAAATTAAAACAAAGACTTACCAATAAATACAGGTTAGTTGTTTTAAATGAAGGCACTTTCGAAGAACGATTTTCTTTAAAATTATCTATGTTAAATATTTTTGTTTTTGGAGGTGTTCTTTCTTTTTTATTAATTTTAGTCACTACTTTTTTCATCACATTTACGCCTATAAAACAATATATTCCTGGTTACTCATCTACAGAATTAAAAATAAAAGCTACAAAATTAGCAATTCAAACAGATTCTTTAAAAAGAAGGTTAACCATTTTACAAGATTTTACAAAAGCTTTACAACCTATTTTAACTGGAGAAATTGAAGCAGAACAACTAGATTCTTTACAATTATTAGACAGAATTCACGTTCAAGACAGTTTATTAAATGCTTCTAAAGAAGATTCTATTTTTAGAGAGAAGATAGATATAGAAGATCGTTTTCCTATTCAGAATAACGCATTATCAAATGTAAAAATTGTCTTTTTTGCTCCTTTAACAGGTACAATTTCTCAAGGTTTTGATATTAAAAAAAATCATTTAGCGGTAGATATTGTTGCTAAAAAAAATACAGCTGTAAAAGCTATTGCAGACGGAACAGTTATTTTTTCTGGCTGGACAACAGAAACGGGTTATGTAATTATTTTAAAACATGCTTACGATTATATTTCTGTTTATAAACACAATGGAAACCTACTAAAACAACAAGGAGATCTTGTAAAATCTGGAGAAGTAATTGCCAGCGTTGGTTCTACAGGAGAACTCTCTACGGGTCCACATTTACATTTTGAACTCTGGAGCGGTGGTTATGCTATTAATCCTACAAACTTGATCGATTTTTAA